Within bacterium, the genomic segment ATTTCGGTGCTGCGGATGGACGCGGCACAAAGCTCCATTTCAGTCCAGTGGGGAATCCGGCGCCGCCGCGGCCGCGCAATCCGGAGCGCTTGACCTCTTCGATGATCTGCTCCGGGCTCTTCTCCCGCAGCACCCGCTTCCAGGTTTGATAGCCGCCCTGCTGGAGATAAAAAGCCAATGTATTGGATTCAGGACGGTTGTAATGCTTTAAGAAATATTTTTCGTTCATAGTTTATGGCAAACTGGATAATATTTCGTCGATGCGAGCCGGCGTCAGGTTTTCGTAATAGTCGTCGTTGATCTGCATCACCGGAGCGGTGCCGCAGGAGCCAAGGCATTCCACTTTTTTGAGTGTAAAGCGCTTGTCCACTGTGGTTTCACCGAGGCCGATGTTCAGTTTTTTCTGCAAATAGTCGATGATGGTTTCCGCACCCATCAGGCTGCAGGACAAAGTGGCGCACACCTGAATGACATAGCGGCCTTCCTCTTCACGCGGAAACAGCGAATAAAACGAGACCACATCCATGACCCGAGTCGGCGGCACGCCGAGCAGACCGGCCACATAGCTCATCACCTCCGGAGTCATGGTTTTGAACTCCCGCTTGGCCAGATGCAGCAGCGGGATCAGGGCGGCGGATTTTTCCGGATATGCGGCGATGAGCTGATGAAATGCTTCCATAGCTTGTGAAGAAAATGTGATGGCCATGAGATCAAAACCTATTTTAATGCGAAACAGAGAAGCGGGCCTGAATTCAACGATCCAGTTCTCCGGCGATGATGTTCAAGCTGCTGAGCACTGAAACCGCGTCGGACAACAGTCGGCCGCGCAATAAGAGCGGAATGACCTGAAAGTGATAGAACGACGGCGGCCGTACGCGAAACCGGTAGGGGCCGTTGCCTTGGTTGCTGATGACAAAATAGCCCAGCTCGCCGTTGGGCGCTTCGGTCGGGACATAGGCTTCCCCGAGTGGAGCACGAGTGCCGCGGTTGAGCATAATGACTTCAAATTGATGGATCAAGCCCTCGATGGAGCCGTAAACCTCTTTCTTTTCCGGCAACATGACCTTGGAATCCGAATCGATGTTCAGAGGACCGTCCGGAAAGTGGGCGATTGCTTGTTCGATGATGCGGATGGATTGACGCATCTCCTCCATGCGCACCAAGTAACGGTCATAGACGTCGCCGGTTGTGCCCACCGGAATATCGAACGTGAAATCCTGATAGGAGGAATAGGGATGCTGTACGCGCAGATCCCACGGAATGCCGCTGGCGCGCAGGCACGGCCCGGTGATGGCATACCGGGCGGCG encodes:
- a CDS encoding NAD(P)H-dependent oxidoreductase subunit E, with protein sequence MAITFSSQAMEAFHQLIAAYPEKSAALIPLLHLAKREFKTMTPEVMSYVAGLLGVPPTRVMDVVSFYSLFPREEEGRYVIQVCATLSCSLMGAETIIDYLQKKLNIGLGETTVDKRFTLKKVECLGSCGTAPVMQINDDYYENLTPARIDEILSSLP